The Streptomyces sp. 135 sequence TCGCCCTTGCCCCAGGCACCCTTCGGGTCCTTGAGCTTCTTCAGGTCGAAGTCGCTGTACGCCCAGTGCGGCGACCAGAGCGTCGTGACGATCGGTTCCTTCTTGGCGTACGCGCGCTTGAGCTCGGCCAGCATCGCGGGCGTGGAGCCGTCGACGACCTTGTACTCCTTGTCGAGGCCGTACTCCTTCAGCACCTTGTCCTTCAGCAGCCCCATCATTCCGGCGCTCGACTCGATGCCGACGATCTTGCCCTTGAACGTGCCGCTCTTGCCCTTGAGGTCTTCGAGGGAGTCGACGCCCTTCACGTACGAGGGCACGGACAGCTCCAGCGAGGTCGGGCCGAACCACGCGCCCATGTCCTCCAGCTTGTCGCCGTACTTCTTCCAGTACGCGGCGTGCGTCGTCGGCAGCCAGGAGTCCGTCTGGAAGTCGACGCTGCCCTGCGCCAGCGAGGTGTAGAGCGGACCGGCCTCCAGCTGCTTGGTCTGCGGCTTGAAGCCCCGCTGCTCCAGGATCTCCTTCCAGAGGAAGGTCGAGGCCACGCCCTCGTCCCAGGGGATGTAGCCGATGTTGATCTGCTTGCCCTGGCCGACGTTCTCGGTGTCCGCGGCGGCCTCGTCCGACTTCGAGCCGCCGAAGACGCCCATGCCGCCCGCGACGAGCGCGAGGACGACCACGCCGACGACCGCGACCGCGGCCTGCGGACGGTAGGTCCAGATGTTCAGGCCCCGCGCGGCGCGCAGCTTGGCGACGGCGCGGCGGCCCAGCGGGGAGACCTGGGTGCCCAGCGAGCTGGTCATCCGGTCCAGGTAGATCGCCAGGATGACGATGGCGACGCCCGCCTCGGAGCCGAGGCCCACGTTGAGCTGGCCGATGGCCTCGTTGACGTCGGCGCCCAGGCCCTCGGTGCCGACCATGCCCGCGATGGCGGCCATGGACAGGCCCAGCATGATGACCTGGTTGACGCCGGCCATGATCGTGGGGAGGGCGAGGGGCAGCTGGATGCGCAGCAGGATGTTGCGCGGCGTGGTGCCGAACGCGTCAGCGGCCTCGACCAGTTCCTTGTCGACCTGGCGGATGCCCAGCTCCGTCATGCGGACGCCGGGGGCCAGGGCGAAGATCAGGGTGGCGACGATGCCCGCGGGGGCACCCATCCCGAAGAAGAGGATGGCGGGGATGAGGTAGATCATCGCCGGCAGCGTCTGCATGAAGTCGAGCACGGGGCGGACGATGCCGCTGACCGTGCTGGAGCGAGCCGCCCAGATACCCACGGGCACGGAGATGAGCAGCGCGATGATCGTCGAGACGAGCACCAGGGCCAGCGTCATCATCGCGTGGTCCCACAGTTCCAGCGAGATGATGAACGCGAAGCCCGCGAACGTCAGCACACCGGCGACCACGCCGCGCAGCCAGAAGGCGATGACGGCGAAGATGCCCGCGAGGAGCAGCGGCTCGGGCGCCTGGAGCACGTCGGCTATGCCGTCGTAGGCGCCCTGGAAGACGGTCTGGAGGAAGTCGAACAGCCAGGCCATGTGGCTGAGCAGCCAGTCGACGGCGTCGTTGACCCACTCGCCGAACGGAATCCTAGGCACCGCTGACCACCTTCTTGCTCTCCTGCGGCTCGTCCTCGGGGGCCATCGGCTCGCCGAGTACGGCGAGCAGCCGGGCCCGCGGCACGACGCCGATGAGCTTGCCGTCCGCGTCGGTCACGGCGACCGCCACACCGCTGGTGGAGCAGGGCGTGAACAGCTCGATGATCGGGGTGTCCGCGGTGACCGTGGCGGGGGCGTCGGCCTGGACGAAGTCGCTGTCCGGTTCGGCCATGATCGCGCCGGCGGTGAGCACCCGGGCGCGGTCGACGTCCTGCGTGAACGCGGCGACGTAGTCGTTGGCCGGGGTGACGAGGATGTCCTCGGCGCTGCCGATCTGGACGATGCGGCCGTCGCGCATGACGGCGATCTGGTCGCCCAGGCGCATGGCCTCGTTCAGGTCGTGGGTGATGAAGACGATGGTCTTCTTCAGCCGCTTCTGGAGTTCGAGGAGCTGGTCCTGCATGTCGCGGCGGATCAGCGGGTCGAGCGCGCTGAACGACTCGTCCATGAGGAGCAGGTCGGCGTCGGTGGCGAGCGCGCGGGCCAGGCCCACGCGCTGCTGCATGCCGCCGGACAGCTCGTCGGGCCAGGACTTCTCCCAGCCCTTGAGCCCGGCGAGCTCCAGCGCCTCGGTGGCGCGCCGCTCGCGCTCGGCGCGCGGGACGCCCTGCACCTCCAAACCGTACCCGGCGTTCTCCAGGACGCTGCGGTGCGGGAAGAGCGCGAAGTGCTGGAAGACCATGCTGATCTTCTTGGAGCGCACCTCGCGCATCTCGCGCGCGCTCAGCTCGGTGAGGTCCTGGCCGTCGAAGCGGACGTGACCGGCCGTCGGCTCCGACAGCCCGTTGAGCATGCGCAGCAACGTGGACTTGCCGGATCCGGAGAGACCCATGACGACGAAGATCTGGCCCGGCTCGACCTCGAAGGAAGCGTCGATCACGGCGGCGGTGGTGCCGTCGGCGCGCAGCTCCTCCCGGTCGGCTCCGTGGCGGAGTCGCTCCACCGCGTCATCGGGTCGTCTGCCGAACACCTTGTACAAGTGCTCGGCTTGCAGCCTGGACACATACACCTCTCGGGTCGAAGCAAGACGGCCCGCCTCCCCCGCCGGCGGGCCGTGGAGCGCCGTGGCCTCTGCCCACTTGCCCGGTCGAAATGTTGAATCGTCGACGGGGCGCGCTCCGGCGGCGCGCCTTCCCCCAGTCATGCAAACCAAACTCAAGAGTGACCCAGCTCACTTCCGCCGCCCCGGGTCCGGTGAGGATGTCGGTGGCGTGCGGCATGATGCCCACCGTGACTCAGCGAACACGACGGCTCATGCTGCTCGACACGGCGTCCCTCTACTTCCGGGCCTACTTCGGGGTCC is a genomic window containing:
- a CDS encoding glycine betaine/L-proline ABC transporter ATP-binding protein yields the protein MSRLQAEHLYKVFGRRPDDAVERLRHGADREELRADGTTAAVIDASFEVEPGQIFVVMGLSGSGKSTLLRMLNGLSEPTAGHVRFDGQDLTELSAREMREVRSKKISMVFQHFALFPHRSVLENAGYGLEVQGVPRAERERRATEALELAGLKGWEKSWPDELSGGMQQRVGLARALATDADLLLMDESFSALDPLIRRDMQDQLLELQKRLKKTIVFITHDLNEAMRLGDQIAVMRDGRIVQIGSAEDILVTPANDYVAAFTQDVDRARVLTAGAIMAEPDSDFVQADAPATVTADTPIIELFTPCSTSGVAVAVTDADGKLIGVVPRARLLAVLGEPMAPEDEPQESKKVVSGA
- a CDS encoding ABC transporter permease/substrate binding protein; translation: MPRIPFGEWVNDAVDWLLSHMAWLFDFLQTVFQGAYDGIADVLQAPEPLLLAGIFAVIAFWLRGVVAGVLTFAGFAFIISLELWDHAMMTLALVLVSTIIALLISVPVGIWAARSSTVSGIVRPVLDFMQTLPAMIYLIPAILFFGMGAPAGIVATLIFALAPGVRMTELGIRQVDKELVEAADAFGTTPRNILLRIQLPLALPTIMAGVNQVIMLGLSMAAIAGMVGTEGLGADVNEAIGQLNVGLGSEAGVAIVILAIYLDRMTSSLGTQVSPLGRRAVAKLRAARGLNIWTYRPQAAVAVVGVVVLALVAGGMGVFGGSKSDEAAADTENVGQGKQINIGYIPWDEGVASTFLWKEILEQRGFKPQTKQLEAGPLYTSLAQGSVDFQTDSWLPTTHAAYWKKYGDKLEDMGAWFGPTSLELSVPSYVKGVDSLEDLKGKSGTFKGKIVGIESSAGMMGLLKDKVLKEYGLDKEYKVVDGSTPAMLAELKRAYAKKEPIVTTLWSPHWAYSDFDLKKLKDPKGAWGKGDGVHTLARKGFSDENPRVAKWLKDFKMSEKQLTGLEAEINKAGKGKQQEAVRAWLKKNPGVVDKLAPLPETSTPAEAKRPLNAAYFAWDENIAVTNLWKRVLEKRGYKMKLTPSDVGPVYTALAQGDLDLDLDAWLPTAQKQYWEKNKANLKDLGSWYSPTSLEIAVPSYVKDVKSLADLKGKGDKFKGKIIGIEPGTGVMTALKDKVLPGYGLDKEYKIVSGSTPAMLSELKSAYAKKEPVAVLLWSPHWAYNEYELTKLKDPEVAFGKGDTIRTISSKEFPEQYPRLTKWLKDFKMSEPQLASLENEINKAGKGNEPEAVDAWLKKNPGFEEKMTSAK